The following proteins come from a genomic window of Leptospira andrefontaineae:
- a CDS encoding Hpt domain-containing protein: protein MLVDWSRLDSLKQGDDEDDIIWLEEMVRSLRKNMNSRLENIKSFTEEKKSVELQAELHQTKGVAANFGLAGVQKNVTEAELKLKEGNLEACLALCQELPSLWEQTKKELAPKFPE, encoded by the coding sequence ATGTTAGTGGATTGGTCTCGTCTGGATTCCCTAAAACAAGGCGATGATGAAGATGACATTATTTGGCTGGAAGAAATGGTTCGTTCTTTACGTAAGAACATGAACAGCCGTTTAGAGAATATCAAAAGTTTCACTGAAGAAAAGAAAAGCGTAGAACTCCAAGCAGAATTACATCAGACAAAAGGTGTTGCGGCAAACTTTGGACTCGCAGGGGTTCAGAAAAATGTTACTGAGGCTGAACTGAAATTGAAGGAAGGAAACTTAGAGGCTTGTTTGGCTCTTTGTCAGGAACTTCCGAGTCTTTGGGAGCAAACCAAAAAAGAATTAGCTCCCAAATTTCCGGAATAA
- the lpxA gene encoding acyl-ACP--UDP-N-acetylglucosamine O-acyltransferase, with the protein MKIHPTAIVDSKAELHESVEVGAYTIIEKDVVIGEGTVIETGARIFAGTKLGKFNKVHHGAVIGVNPQDLGFDPNTASKTIIGDNNTFKEYSNIHRGTKVDSPTIIGNRNYLMGSVHVGHDSILGDDNILTHGLVLAGHVTVGNKSFISGLVAVHQFCFIGDYAMVAGCSKVVQDVPPFATADGNPCTIIGLNTVGLKRGGFSPETRSAIKNAYKVIYHSGLNYRTALDQLEKESGHPPEVLQIIKFFRSSDRGVMNHR; encoded by the coding sequence ATGAAAATTCACCCAACAGCCATCGTCGATTCGAAAGCGGAACTACACGAATCCGTCGAAGTCGGTGCGTATACAATTATAGAAAAAGATGTGGTAATCGGCGAAGGAACCGTGATAGAGACCGGAGCCCGAATTTTCGCAGGTACTAAATTAGGTAAATTTAACAAAGTCCATCATGGAGCAGTAATCGGAGTAAATCCTCAGGATTTAGGCTTCGATCCAAATACTGCTAGCAAAACGATCATCGGAGATAATAATACTTTTAAGGAATATTCCAATATTCACAGAGGAACCAAGGTAGATTCTCCCACTATTATCGGAAATAGAAATTATCTTATGGGAAGTGTTCACGTAGGTCACGACAGTATTTTAGGGGATGATAATATTCTAACCCACGGTCTTGTTTTGGCGGGACATGTTACGGTAGGCAATAAGTCATTCATTTCCGGTTTAGTTGCAGTTCACCAATTTTGTTTTATTGGTGATTATGCAATGGTAGCAGGTTGTTCCAAAGTAGTACAGGACGTTCCTCCTTTTGCTACCGCAGATGGAAATCCTTGTACGATCATCGGTTTAAATACTGTTGGTTTGAAAAGAGGAGGATTTTCTCCTGAAACAAGATCCGCGATCAAGAACGCATATAAGGTAATTTATCATTCAGGTCTGAATTATAGAACCGCTTTGGATCAATTGGAGAAGGAATCGGGTCATCCACCTGAAGTTCTCCAGATCATAAAGTTTTTCAGAAGTAGTGATCGTGGAGTAATGAACCACAGATAA
- a CDS encoding M15 family metallopeptidase — translation MPFLFRCLVLILIFSNFSLAAQGTDETYQGVSEISYLIGDFPKEKALVSFTNPGDPRQFYLRKETKAAFIKLKEEYKKDHPQERQEPFLISAHRSFADQKSIWEDKYSGKKKMRESVKDKTPSQIISLILEFSSAPGTSRHHWGTDIDINALENSYFEKGGRGETFYIWMKKNAHRFGFCQPYSQKSERAGKGYNEEKWHWSYAPLSNKFQKAWVDAYKKGKLNFKGKFQGSDFLGDLPLEYVTSINPDCARID, via the coding sequence ATGCCGTTCCTATTCCGATGTTTAGTACTTATTCTGATTTTCAGTAACTTCTCCCTAGCCGCCCAGGGAACAGACGAAACTTACCAAGGTGTCTCGGAAATTTCCTACCTGATCGGGGATTTTCCTAAGGAGAAAGCTCTTGTATCTTTTACAAATCCTGGAGATCCGAGACAGTTCTATTTAAGGAAGGAAACCAAAGCAGCATTTATAAAATTAAAAGAAGAATATAAAAAAGATCATCCCCAAGAAAGACAAGAGCCATTTTTAATTTCTGCTCATAGATCTTTTGCGGATCAAAAATCCATCTGGGAAGATAAGTATTCCGGAAAGAAGAAGATGAGAGAATCCGTTAAAGACAAAACTCCTTCTCAGATCATTTCCTTAATTTTAGAATTTTCCAGCGCTCCCGGTACTTCCCGCCACCACTGGGGAACTGATATTGATATCAATGCCTTGGAAAACTCCTATTTTGAAAAAGGAGGAAGAGGAGAAACATTCTATATTTGGATGAAGAAAAATGCTCACAGATTCGGATTCTGCCAACCTTATTCCCAAAAATCGGAAAGAGCAGGAAAAGGTTATAATGAAGAGAAATGGCATTGGTCTTATGCTCCTCTCTCCAATAAATTCCAAAAAGCTTGGGTAGATGCTTACAAAAAAGGGAAATTAAATTTTAAAGGAAAATTCCAGGGATCGGACTTTTTAGGAGACCTTCCCCTGGAATATGTGACTTCTATCAATCCGGACTGTGCCAGGATAGATTAA
- a CDS encoding TIGR04452 family lipoprotein encodes MKKIITLLLPLFLTFNCVLFDAIGLSYPDTVDGKEAKSIILTSAVIGSAVGGFEVLSILAPQLAKVEEDKYYNKADVDDCANEALIINLLTVDLGGFTCDLNPRPTIIPFIY; translated from the coding sequence ATGAAAAAAATCATCACTCTTCTTCTGCCCCTGTTCCTAACGTTTAATTGCGTTTTATTTGATGCAATTGGTCTGTCTTATCCAGACACCGTAGATGGGAAGGAAGCAAAAAGTATCATTCTGACAAGTGCAGTTATTGGATCCGCAGTAGGCGGTTTCGAAGTTCTTTCTATTCTTGCTCCTCAATTAGCAAAAGTAGAAGAAGATAAATACTATAACAAAGCGGATGTTGACGATTGTGCAAATGAAGCATTGATCATCAACTTGCTAACTGTAGATTTAGGCGGTTTTACTTGCGATCTAAACCCTAGACCGACAATCATTCCATTTATCTACTGA
- the recG gene encoding ATP-dependent DNA helicase RecG: MKNSVSDKKNSNVSLTSSIGIVKGVGPKKQEVLESVGIKTIQDLLGWFPRRYLDRNLTENILLKQGESVTLILEVIDSYLAHGKKSRLVVSAKTKNNEPISLVFFRGIQFFRRVFQPGILVAVTGKLEYFRGFQLMHPDYEVLSYGGNSDISEDDLPESIHTGRIIPLYPTTEAMRDEHLNSRELRKLIHFALKLLEGRIQEILPAQVVKKRNLMDRAQAYNEIHFPTEDEQLGRARTRFKYEELYYFNLLIEYKRSQRAKIPRVLWPLPESKTANDLIKNLPFELTPDQKESLAKIAEWTKSDTPAAILLQGDVGSGKTLVALLTALKYTDNQVQVCMVAPTEILARQHYQTVIGFLGNMPFLPIELLVGKEPKKTRAEKIFRIKTGESLFIIGTHSVFQEDVTFKDLGLAIIDEQHKFGVEQRETLRAKGKNPDILAMTATPIPRTLCLTLYGDLELVTLKNRPAGRIPIKTLWFTEGKRSGVYKSIQKYVSQGRQCYIVYPLVEESEKSDLKSCIEAYETLRKDVFPEFKVGLLHGKMETSEKDRIMKLFQQNEIQILVSTTVIEVGVDVPNASVMVIEHSDRFGISQLHQLRGRVGRGKHESFCILISDSKITEEARYRIQALVDSDDGFFLSEADLKLRGPGELLGVRQSGLPDFKIADLREDSQWIEISREDANQFGNLGDLEKSEIVSRFSEGALLFSN; this comes from the coding sequence ATGAAGAACTCGGTCTCTGATAAAAAAAATTCTAACGTTTCCTTAACTAGCTCCATCGGAATTGTTAAAGGTGTTGGTCCTAAAAAGCAGGAAGTTTTAGAATCCGTAGGGATCAAAACTATCCAAGATCTTTTAGGATGGTTTCCTCGCAGATACTTAGATCGAAACTTAACGGAAAACATCCTTCTCAAGCAAGGAGAATCAGTTACCTTAATTTTAGAAGTAATCGATTCATATCTGGCTCATGGAAAAAAATCCAGACTAGTAGTTTCTGCAAAAACCAAAAACAATGAACCGATCAGTTTAGTTTTCTTCAGAGGTATCCAATTTTTTCGCAGGGTCTTCCAACCCGGAATTCTCGTGGCTGTAACGGGTAAATTGGAATATTTCAGAGGATTCCAACTCATGCATCCTGACTATGAGGTTCTATCTTACGGTGGGAATTCCGACATTTCCGAAGATGATCTTCCGGAAAGTATCCATACAGGACGGATCATTCCTCTTTATCCTACCACCGAAGCGATGAGGGATGAACATCTCAATTCCAGAGAACTTCGTAAACTCATCCATTTTGCATTAAAACTTTTAGAAGGCAGAATTCAGGAGATCCTACCTGCCCAAGTAGTTAAAAAAAGAAATCTGATGGATCGAGCCCAGGCTTATAACGAGATCCATTTTCCTACTGAGGACGAACAATTAGGAAGAGCAAGGACCAGATTTAAATACGAAGAATTATATTATTTTAATCTTTTAATAGAATACAAACGATCTCAAAGAGCAAAAATCCCCCGAGTTCTATGGCCTCTTCCTGAATCCAAAACCGCAAACGATCTGATCAAAAATCTACCTTTTGAATTAACTCCGGACCAAAAAGAAAGTCTGGCAAAAATTGCAGAATGGACCAAGTCGGATACTCCTGCCGCAATCCTATTACAAGGAGATGTGGGTTCCGGAAAGACCCTGGTGGCTCTTTTAACTGCACTCAAATACACGGACAATCAGGTCCAGGTCTGCATGGTAGCTCCTACTGAAATTTTAGCCAGACAACATTACCAAACTGTAATAGGCTTTCTGGGAAATATGCCGTTCTTGCCGATAGAACTTTTAGTAGGAAAAGAACCTAAAAAGACCAGGGCCGAAAAAATATTCAGGATCAAAACTGGAGAATCGTTATTTATCATAGGAACTCATAGCGTTTTCCAAGAAGACGTGACCTTTAAGGATTTAGGACTCGCGATCATAGACGAACAACATAAGTTCGGAGTTGAACAAAGAGAAACATTAAGAGCCAAAGGAAAAAATCCGGACATTCTCGCAATGACCGCCACTCCTATTCCAAGAACGCTTTGTCTTACTCTTTATGGCGATTTGGAATTAGTGACCTTAAAAAATCGTCCAGCAGGTCGGATACCTATCAAAACATTATGGTTCACCGAAGGAAAAAGATCCGGAGTTTATAAATCCATCCAAAAGTACGTCTCTCAAGGAAGACAATGTTATATAGTTTATCCATTGGTAGAAGAATCCGAAAAATCGGATCTTAAGTCTTGTATAGAAGCGTATGAAACATTAAGAAAGGATGTTTTTCCCGAATTCAAAGTAGGACTTCTACACGGAAAAATGGAAACGTCCGAAAAAGATAGGATCATGAAATTGTTCCAACAAAACGAGATCCAGATCTTAGTTAGTACCACGGTGATCGAAGTTGGAGTAGATGTTCCGAACGCTTCCGTGATGGTAATAGAACATTCCGATAGATTCGGGATCTCTCAGCTTCACCAGCTCCGAGGGCGAGTAGGAAGGGGAAAACATGAGAGTTTTTGTATCTTAATTTCAGACTCCAAAATTACGGAAGAGGCAAGATACCGCATCCAAGCCTTGGTAGATTCTGATGACGGCTTCTTCTTATCTGAAGCTGATCTAAAATTAAGAGGCCCCGGAGAACTTCTGGGTGTAAGACAAAGTGGATTGCCGGACTTTAAGATCGCCGACTTAAGGGAAGATAGCCAATGGATTGAGATCTCTAGAGAAGATGCAAATCAATTCGGGAATTTGGGAGATTTGGAAAAATCAGAAATCGTTTCTAGATTTTCGGAAGGCGCTTTATTATTTTCAAATTAA
- a CDS encoding metallophosphoesterase family protein, giving the protein MRIIYLTDIHDGLRGLKEVLLGTECDLYLFSGDIIYKAFFNPERIIEFVTLQEDMYRIMDDIKEEINPYDYATRAVRFPEKYQPNVVEKSQDYRRLFHQAAKTMKEKYELIEIIIQKYAKAPVWLLPGNYDIDLQYSALYERDLHRKTFDMGGLKFAGYGGAPVITSGIPEKLAVKFHEYNRNGKNYSEPEDFFKEENPDVVVIHNPAYGFLDKIPSFGNVGSQGIRRYLDDYSPALVVSGHVHEDQGIIKKGKTVFLNPSNFGPVDSVFGFQPGGFFSEIEIENNLVKNVKLNRLSDHSIRHLLEVDCSGDKLELVHASSDSEVLAEDFIR; this is encoded by the coding sequence ATGAGGATCATTTACCTCACCGATATCCACGACGGCCTAAGAGGATTGAAAGAAGTCCTGCTAGGAACCGAATGCGACTTGTACCTATTCTCCGGCGATATCATCTACAAAGCCTTTTTTAACCCAGAACGTATCATTGAATTTGTAACACTCCAAGAAGATATGTATCGTATCATGGATGATATCAAAGAAGAGATCAACCCTTACGATTATGCAACCAGAGCAGTACGTTTTCCGGAGAAGTACCAGCCTAACGTGGTAGAAAAATCCCAAGATTACAGAAGGTTATTCCACCAGGCCGCAAAAACGATGAAGGAAAAATACGAACTCATCGAGATCATCATCCAAAAATACGCAAAAGCACCTGTCTGGTTATTACCGGGAAATTATGATATAGATCTTCAGTATTCAGCGTTATACGAAAGAGACCTACATAGAAAAACCTTCGATATGGGAGGATTAAAATTTGCAGGTTATGGTGGAGCCCCGGTAATCACTTCAGGGATTCCTGAAAAGTTAGCGGTAAAATTCCACGAGTACAACCGTAACGGAAAAAATTACAGCGAACCCGAAGACTTCTTCAAAGAAGAAAATCCGGATGTAGTTGTAATTCACAATCCAGCTTACGGATTTTTAGATAAGATCCCTAGTTTCGGAAATGTAGGTTCCCAAGGGATCAGAAGATATTTAGACGATTATTCTCCCGCCTTAGTTGTCTCGGGTCATGTTCATGAAGACCAAGGGATCATAAAAAAAGGAAAAACAGTATTTTTGAATCCTTCTAATTTTGGACCGGTTGATTCAGTCTTTGGATTTCAGCCTGGAGGTTTCTTCTCCGAAATAGAAATAGAAAACAATCTTGTAAAAAATGTAAAACTGAATAGACTATCGGATCACTCAATTCGCCATCTTTTAGAAGTCGATTGCTCTGGAGACAAGTTAGAGCTTGTCCATGCAAGTAGCGACTCAGAAGTTTTGGCGGAAGATTTTATCCGATAG
- a CDS encoding NAD(P)H-dependent glycerol-3-phosphate dehydrogenase, whose translation MQIGVIGSGSFGSSLGVLLADKGYDVTIWGRNSGLIQEINENHRNEKYLPGIDLPKNLKGSTSLEEAVKDKDMIVSAPPSHAITDILKEIKSFLPEKAPIVSASKGIENGSLRLVSEIFEAELPGKFHSRLSYLSGPSFAKELVKRVPTIVSIASKNEATARRVQEIFSFTYFRTYWTPDVVGVEVGGSLKNVIAIAAGVSDGLGFGQNTRAALITRGLTEISRLGVKLGADPLTFLGPSGMGDLILTCCGDASRNRTVGFRLGKGESLDSILGGMVEVAEGVKTAKSGFELSQKLGIEMAITTEVYKMLYEHKNPKEVVRDLMGRDLKREGL comes from the coding sequence ATGCAAATCGGCGTTATCGGATCTGGAAGTTTTGGTTCTTCTTTAGGTGTATTGCTGGCGGACAAAGGTTATGATGTTACCATTTGGGGAAGGAATTCTGGATTAATCCAAGAGATTAATGAGAACCATCGGAACGAAAAATATCTACCAGGCATAGATCTTCCTAAAAATTTAAAAGGAAGTACAAGTTTAGAAGAAGCCGTCAAAGACAAGGACATGATTGTTTCCGCTCCTCCTTCTCATGCAATCACTGATATCCTAAAAGAGATTAAATCTTTTCTGCCGGAAAAGGCTCCTATCGTCTCCGCAAGTAAAGGAATAGAGAACGGAAGTCTTAGATTGGTTTCCGAAATTTTTGAAGCAGAACTTCCTGGCAAATTTCATAGCAGATTATCCTATCTTTCTGGACCTAGTTTTGCAAAAGAGTTGGTCAAACGTGTACCTACCATAGTGAGTATAGCATCTAAGAATGAAGCAACTGCAAGAAGAGTACAAGAAATATTCAGTTTCACATATTTTAGGACTTATTGGACTCCGGACGTGGTTGGAGTAGAAGTCGGCGGTTCCTTAAAGAATGTGATCGCAATCGCTGCAGGAGTCTCCGATGGATTAGGATTCGGACAGAATACTAGAGCCGCTTTGATCACCCGAGGACTAACTGAAATTTCCAGATTAGGAGTCAAATTGGGAGCGGATCCTCTTACATTTTTAGGACCTTCCGGAATGGGAGATTTGATCTTAACCTGTTGCGGAGATGCTTCCAGGAACAGGACTGTAGGTTTTAGATTGGGAAAAGGGGAAAGTCTGGATTCTATTTTAGGCGGAATGGTAGAAGTTGCAGAAGGGGTTAAAACCGCAAAAAGTGGATTTGAATTATCCCAGAAATTAGGTATTGAAATGGCCATCACCACCGAGGTGTATAAAATGCTTTACGAGCATAAGAATCCGAAGGAGGTTGTTAGAGATTTAATGGGCCGGGACTTAAAAAGAGAAGGTCTATAA
- a CDS encoding tetratricopeptide repeat protein — MDGKNVLTKETDFNSFPEGLNTVQKSEFALLAGEYLLLNKDSGKFSNLINSIRKEKDLGFAEVLLLYFQDIYFSKKSNGESFLKSWNPPAGDIYQKELAESTRNVLLHKKPADKIKCSPKKQYYSLCRTLRLGSYMADFKLSDPNHDREYTNLQRILSPFPGVTDPEEKELKHIPFLSNFLPNIADYLSELGFARDAIQFSKIGIVSENLGGRMLSHSYEKLAYYYLVDGDPNSAEKVLKYIIERQGEMAPTYKNSLYLKLGTLAYLQGDSARALEYYLNLDFLHWSTKILHPFLGEPIPINSARDLVSVAVWKSKNSHKAVDALQSVSTPKNLTEDDLFTKLRIIQILSEDEPEVASKLAMDLSFLAQSKGWRRVEYSATLLHGFLQLKTNNLRKAIIEFTKAGGILKEDPSYKEEWIRLNGLFLSHKESSNLRGVKGFLDQALKISASGNVDDKTFEIKNYLPPAFGSKSLENSAIDFYTRHGYTNDLLSFMIHSEENSELQEEDSPPDLAILKTHNRISRYKGFYPPGREPWKSAWSEMRTKESTRIREESDPLRNANFKKLTHPLIAVFVKDKRVFLFHKDGDSSELEARELNTDNPTSYTAQSAFRSTMESFSKKEKVQIYLNSPGVEAAEYLRKEFPDSEIKLFLRFDKRDESDSAKKVFGPACENLFPKNLPEGDGHLGWQSFPLQYYDGSKLLQGKSALLVWNMKVTSKSPNGLRDYEWSCGSDSISFRKAKRRLDFRNLPDRIAFTKDSLSGSGWGDKSEDFLDWARFWLSAGTSRLYFVKYWNPESESDINLLERLANENGDPNLNSRVLKMVRNAE; from the coding sequence ATGGATGGCAAGAACGTCCTGACCAAAGAAACCGATTTTAATTCCTTTCCGGAAGGTCTAAATACGGTCCAAAAATCAGAGTTCGCACTTTTAGCGGGGGAATATTTATTACTTAATAAAGATTCCGGAAAATTCTCCAATCTGATCAATTCTATCCGAAAGGAAAAAGATCTAGGATTTGCAGAAGTTCTTCTACTTTATTTTCAAGATATCTACTTCTCCAAAAAATCCAATGGGGAAAGTTTTCTAAAATCCTGGAATCCGCCTGCTGGAGACATATACCAAAAAGAATTGGCCGAATCAACGCGTAACGTTCTTCTTCATAAAAAGCCGGCAGATAAGATCAAATGTTCTCCTAAAAAACAATATTATTCACTTTGTAGGACGCTTCGTCTCGGAAGTTATATGGCGGATTTCAAACTTTCGGATCCGAACCATGATCGAGAATATACGAATCTGCAAAGAATACTTTCTCCTTTTCCTGGAGTTACAGATCCTGAGGAGAAGGAGCTAAAACATATTCCTTTCTTGTCTAATTTCCTTCCTAATATTGCGGATTATCTTTCAGAGTTAGGATTTGCCAGAGATGCGATCCAATTCTCTAAAATAGGGATCGTTTCAGAAAATTTGGGCGGAAGAATGCTCTCTCATTCTTACGAAAAATTGGCGTATTACTATCTGGTAGATGGAGATCCGAATTCTGCCGAAAAAGTTTTAAAGTATATTATAGAAAGACAGGGGGAGATGGCCCCCACTTATAAAAATTCATTGTATCTGAAGCTGGGAACTCTTGCTTATCTGCAAGGCGACTCTGCAAGAGCTTTGGAATATTATTTAAATTTGGACTTTTTACATTGGTCCACTAAGATACTTCATCCTTTCTTGGGTGAACCTATTCCGATCAATAGTGCTCGTGACTTGGTGTCTGTTGCTGTTTGGAAATCCAAAAATTCTCACAAAGCAGTGGATGCTCTTCAGTCGGTCAGTACTCCTAAAAATCTGACAGAAGACGATCTATTTACTAAATTAAGAATTATTCAAATACTTTCGGAAGATGAACCTGAAGTTGCTTCTAAACTTGCTATGGATCTGAGCTTTCTCGCTCAAAGTAAGGGATGGAGAAGAGTAGAATATTCCGCCACATTACTCCACGGATTTTTGCAGTTAAAAACCAATAATCTTAGAAAAGCCATCATAGAGTTCACTAAGGCGGGCGGTATCTTAAAAGAAGATCCTTCTTATAAAGAAGAATGGATCCGCTTGAACGGGTTATTCCTTTCTCATAAAGAATCTTCTAACCTAAGAGGTGTAAAAGGTTTCTTAGACCAAGCTCTTAAAATTTCAGCTTCCGGGAATGTGGACGATAAAACTTTCGAGATCAAAAATTATCTGCCTCCTGCTTTCGGAAGTAAAAGTTTAGAAAATTCTGCCATCGATTTTTATACCAGGCACGGTTATACGAACGATCTACTTTCCTTTATGATCCATTCTGAGGAAAATTCAGAACTTCAGGAAGAAGATTCTCCTCCTGACCTCGCTATCCTTAAAACTCATAATAGAATATCTAGATATAAAGGTTTTTATCCTCCTGGAAGAGAACCTTGGAAATCTGCTTGGTCCGAAATGAGGACCAAGGAATCCACTCGTATTAGAGAAGAATCGGATCCTCTCAGGAATGCTAATTTTAAAAAGTTAACTCATCCGCTTATCGCCGTTTTCGTGAAAGATAAGAGAGTGTTCCTATTTCACAAAGATGGGGATTCTTCCGAGCTGGAAGCGAGAGAATTGAATACGGATAATCCTACTAGTTATACTGCTCAATCTGCATTTAGAAGTACGATGGAATCTTTTTCCAAAAAGGAGAAGGTCCAAATTTACCTGAATTCCCCAGGAGTGGAAGCAGCTGAATATTTAAGAAAAGAATTCCCTGACTCTGAGATCAAATTATTCCTTAGATTTGATAAAAGAGACGAATCTGATTCCGCTAAAAAAGTATTCGGTCCTGCTTGTGAGAATCTTTTCCCTAAAAATCTTCCGGAAGGCGATGGTCATCTGGGTTGGCAATCCTTTCCATTACAATATTATGATGGATCTAAATTGCTCCAAGGAAAGTCTGCACTACTCGTTTGGAATATGAAGGTAACTTCTAAATCTCCTAATGGTCTTCGGGATTATGAATGGTCCTGTGGATCTGATTCCATTTCTTTTCGAAAAGCAAAACGTAGATTAGATTTCAGGAATTTACCAGATAGGATTGCATTTACTAAGGATTCACTCAGTGGTTCGGGTTGGGGAGATAAATCAGAGGACTTTTTGGACTGGGCCAGGTTCTGGTTGTCCGCAGGGACTTCTCGTCTTTATTTTGTTAAATACTGGAATCCCGAATCAGAATCCGACATAAATTTATTAGAGAGACTTGCCAATGAAAATGGGGATCCAAATCTGAATTCCAGAGTCCTCAAAATGGTTCGGAATGCTGAATAA
- a CDS encoding hemolysin family protein translates to MDVIGFFVILLLIFANGFFVSAEFALVSIRPSRLEELIRDGRPMAVLTKKAASMLNDMLSVCQVGITIASLLLGWVGEGYLSSWIEPIFHYAGYPDSDLTVHGIAVAISFALITFLHILLGELLPKTVAIQKTETLALVTSAPIFFFYYLFFPITFFLNGMTSFLLKTIGFKEDSHRIIHSPEELMILIQEQNKQGNIDQEEFQIIQNTFQFSEHLAKDVMTHRLSIVGIPADSQMDGVLSIIAEHHFSRYPVYEGTTDNIVGIIHVQAYLAWLSESKRNKKAKVTTIMQPPIVVPEGMSIEKVLQKLRVAKQHMAIVIDEYGGVSGLLTMEDIVEEVFGEIRDETDDHETDAVPSHSPDAFDIDGETELDELKEILTGIEAEDLNDIRTIAGFILEKLEDMPKEGTEVAIPEGKLTVEKMDGNKIMTVRFTRLPTTSSFAI, encoded by the coding sequence ATGGACGTGATTGGATTTTTCGTAATACTTCTTCTTATCTTTGCGAACGGATTTTTTGTGTCCGCAGAGTTTGCCTTAGTCTCGATCAGACCTTCTCGTTTGGAAGAATTGATTAGAGACGGCAGACCTATGGCTGTTCTCACCAAAAAAGCGGCAAGCATGTTGAACGATATGCTCTCCGTCTGTCAGGTGGGGATCACAATTGCAAGTCTACTTTTAGGTTGGGTGGGAGAAGGTTATCTCTCCAGTTGGATAGAACCTATTTTTCATTACGCAGGTTATCCTGATTCCGACTTAACTGTTCATGGTATTGCAGTAGCGATCTCATTTGCATTGATCACATTTTTGCATATTCTTTTGGGAGAACTTCTTCCTAAAACCGTTGCGATACAAAAGACGGAAACCTTGGCCTTGGTGACAAGCGCTCCTATATTCTTCTTTTATTATTTATTTTTCCCTATTACATTTTTCTTAAATGGAATGACTTCTTTTCTTTTGAAAACGATCGGATTTAAGGAAGATTCTCATCGTATCATACATTCTCCGGAAGAATTGATGATCTTGATCCAAGAACAAAATAAACAGGGAAATATTGATCAGGAAGAATTCCAGATCATCCAAAATACTTTTCAGTTTTCCGAACATTTAGCAAAGGACGTGATGACTCATCGTTTGAGCATTGTAGGAATTCCTGCAGATAGTCAAATGGACGGAGTGCTTTCGATCATCGCTGAACATCATTTTTCTAGATATCCAGTGTATGAAGGAACCACTGATAATATAGTAGGTATAATTCACGTTCAGGCTTATCTTGCTTGGCTTTCAGAATCTAAACGGAATAAGAAAGCAAAAGTCACTACGATCATGCAACCTCCTATCGTGGTTCCAGAAGGTATGTCCATCGAAAAGGTTCTGCAGAAATTGCGGGTCGCAAAACAACATATGGCGATCGTGATCGACGAATACGGCGGAGTTTCCGGATTACTTACTATGGAAGACATAGTAGAAGAAGTTTTCGGCGAGATCCGGGACGAGACTGACGATCATGAAACAGATGCAGTTCCATCACATTCTCCTGATGCATTTGATATAGACGGAGAGACAGAACTCGACGAATTAAAAGAGATCCTAACTGGTATCGAAGCAGAAGATCTAAATGATATACGTACGATCGCGGGTTTTATTTTAGAGAAGTTAGAGGATATGCCTAAGGAAGGAACCGAAGTTGCAATCCCTGAAGGTAAACTGACCGTAGAAAAAATGGATGGGAATAAGATCATGACCGTCCGTTTTACTAGGCTTCCCACTACTTCTTCTTTTGCGATTTAA
- a CDS encoding phosphopantothenoylcysteine decarboxylase — MDKKDILIAVSGSIAAFRACELVRNLTKEGYPVSVIMTQNATKFIGPITFEALTGKKVQVDEYEQGMAHIDARNRAAVIAVVPATANIIAKMANGIADDLVTSTYLAAKCPVLVAPAMNPNMFTHPATQRNLARLKEDGVIILDPQEGVVVCGDEGYGKLADVPVMQKKILEQYLKTSK; from the coding sequence ATGGACAAAAAGGATATTCTGATCGCAGTCAGTGGAAGTATCGCGGCTTTTAGGGCTTGCGAACTGGTGCGTAATCTTACGAAAGAAGGTTATCCTGTTTCCGTGATCATGACCCAGAACGCGACCAAATTTATCGGTCCGATCACGTTCGAAGCTCTTACAGGTAAAAAAGTCCAGGTAGACGAATACGAGCAAGGAATGGCTCATATCGATGCAAGGAATCGTGCGGCTGTGATTGCCGTTGTTCCCGCTACTGCAAATATTATCGCAAAAATGGCGAACGGAATTGCGGACGATCTTGTAACTTCTACTTACCTTGCTGCGAAATGTCCTGTATTAGTTGCGCCTGCAATGAATCCGAATATGTTCACGCATCCAGCCACACAGAGAAATCTCGCTCGTCTGAAAGAAGACGGAGTGATCATTTTAGATCCTCAGGAAGGAGTTGTGGTTTGCGGTGACGAGGGTTACGGAAAATTAGCAGATGTTCCTGTGATGCAAAAAAAGATCCTGGAACAGTACCTGAAAACTTCTAAATAA